CATCGCAAAGTACAACGAGGAGCTGCACGACGTTGGCGTGAAGTGGGTCTAGTTTCGGACAGACTGCCTCCACAAACGCTGCCTCCACAAACGCTGCCTCCAGCGCACCCGCTCACGGTACGGGTCGAGTCCGAGAAAAACGAAACGTCGAGTCGCAGAGAGCTTACGCGCCCGCGGACTCGAGTGCGTCCTCCAGATCCTCGCGCTGGGTGACGCCAACGAAGCGCTCGACGATGCCGTCGTCGTTCTCGATGATCAGTGTCGGCAGCGAGCGTACCTGGTACTCGTTGGCGACGTCTTGCTGTTCGTCGACGTTTACCTTCTCGACCTCGAAGCGACCATCCCAGTCGTTTTCGAGCTCTTCGAGGATCGGATCCTGCGTCTTGCAGGGGCCACACCAGTCCGCGTAGAAGTCCTTGAGCGTGACAGTCATACGGTTCAGCGCTAGTTGCCACGCGCGGCGCATAAGGGTTTCCCAGTCATGACGGCTTGCCGGCATCGTGGATGGGCGACGCAGTGAGCAGCGAGCAGTGAGCAATGAGTTATGAGCAATGAGCAGCGAACAGCGAGCACCAGACACCGAACAGCGAGTAGCGGCCGCCAAACAGCGACGGTACTCGAGTCGACCCACCGAACGAGTGGACCACTGAACTGACCACGGCCACCCTCGTGCAGAGGCAACTCCGGGAGTCGAAAGTTTTAGTTCCCGGAGCACATAGAGATTGGTATGGATAAAGGACAAAACACTGGCGGGCTGATGTCCAGTGCCGGCCTCGTCCGGTACTTTGACGCGGAAGACTCGAACGCGATTCTCATCAACCCGAAGACGGTCATCGCGACGGGCGTCCTGATCGGCGTCCTCGTGCAGCTGCTGACGTTCGTTTCGTAAGCGACCCAGGCAGCCCATTTTCGCGCCACTACTCACACCACACACCAACACCTGGTAGCGGTCGGAATTCGATAGCAACAGGTGCCCGATAGCGACAGGATTCGTCGCCGTGCGCGCCACTTTTGACCCTCGTCTCCCTACCGCGAGCCATGACACTTCAGGCGGGTGTCGTCGCCGTACAGGGCGACGTCGCAGAACACGTCACAGCCATCGAACGGGCCGCAGCGGCCCACGGACGCGACGTCGAGGTCCGCGAAATTCGCGAATCGGGACTCGTCCCCGATTGCGACTTCCTCGCGATGCCCGGCGGCGAGTCCACCACGATTTCACGGTTGCTCCACGACGACGGCATCGCCCCCGAGATCCAGAACCACGTCGCGGCCGGCAAACCGCTGTTCGCCACCTGCGCCGGCCTGATCGTCGCCGCGGCCGACACCGGCGACGAGCGCGTAGACGAACTCGAGTTGCTCGACGTGACGGTCGAACGCAATGCCTTCGGTCGCCAGAAGGACAGTTTCGAAGCACCGCTCGACGTGGCGGGGCTCGCAGACGACGAGCCGTTTCCGGCGGTGTTCATCCGCGCACCGGCAATCGCGGACGCGGGATCTGCCGAGGTGCTCGCGACGTGGGACGGTCGACCAGTAGCGGTACGAGACGGGCCGGTTGTGGGGACCTCTTTCCACCCGGAGCTAACGCCCGATAGCCGGATTCACGGACTGGCGTTCTTCGAGAACGAGGAGGCGGCGCTGCCGGCCTCGGAGTCCGCGTAAGTTCGAGCGAGCGATACAACGCGGGTCCGACACAGCGCAGGTATGCGTTCGCAACCGGGCACGTTTTTCTTCCCGGCCGCCCTCACTAGGGCTATGCAGGCATCTATCGACGCGGTTCGCGTCGCCGGCACCCCGCAGGGACCGGTCCCCGTCGTCGTCCTCGAGATTGACGGCAAGGACGACGTGGTCCCCATCTTCATCGGGTTCAACGAGGCCTCGAGCATCGCCCGTGGCCTCGAAGCCGAAGATATTGGCCGGCCGCTGACCCACGACCTGTTGCTCGACGTGATGGAAGAGTTGGGAAGCCGAATCGACCGCGTCGTCGTCAGCGAGATCGAAAACCGCGAGGGCGGCCAGGGCGGCACCTACATCGCTGATCTCCACGTCGCGACGCCTCGCGGCGAGACCGTCATCGACGCCCGGCCGAGTGACTCGCTCGCGCTCGCCGCGCGAACGAACGCCTCGATCGAAGTCTCGGAGGCCGTCTTCGAGGACGGCCGAGACGACAGCGAGAAGTTCGCGGAGTTAGAAGACATCCGCAACGTCTCTGGTGAACTGTAAATGGACGATACGCTCGACGAGCTGTTCGCCGTCATCGAAGATCGGAAGGAAACGCTGCCCGAGGGCTCTTACACCGCCTCGCTCTTTACCCACGAGAAGGGCGAGAACGCGGTACTCGAGAAGCTCGGTGAAGAGACGACGGAACTGATTCTCGCGGCGAAAGACGACGACGAGGAGGAGATCGCCTACGAGGCGGCGGATATCGTCTACCACCTGCTCGTCTTGCTCTCGATGAAGGATATGGAGATCGAGGATCTCGAGGCGGAACTCGAGGCGCGACGCTGATTCGCTGGTCCGTTGGCTTACTGACTTGCTGATTCCGCCTTGCAAACGCCCATCGGACGTTGATGAGCGGTGGCGATGTCCGTTCTGTGATGGCGCTCGACCAGCTTTCACACGTGGACGACCACATGCACATGCAGGAGTGTATCGACAACTGTCTCGAGGCCGCGCAGATCTGTGAGTGGTGTGCAGACGCCTGCGCCGAGGAAGGCGAGGGAATGGCCCGCTGCATCCGGCTCTGTCGGGACGTGGCGGACATCACGACGCTGCACGCTCGCTGGATGGCGCGAAACTCGGGTTACCACCGCGACCTCGCCGAACTCTGTGCGGACCTCTGTGAGGAGTGTGCCGAGGAGTGTGAGCAACACGACCACGACCACTGCCAGGCCTGTGCGGAGATCCTGCCGAAGTGTGCCGAAAGCTGCCGAGAAATGGCAACGAGCTAACCGCGATGGAGTAGTCCACGAAACGCGGCCGAACACTTTTGCAACAGTTCGTTGAAAAGATCCGCATGGGCTCGCCACCCCGCCGCAGCGCCGACCTCGGCCGCGGAATCGACAGGCTGGCAACCGGCTGCAAGCGGTACGGACCCGGACGACTTCCGAAGGCCGAAAATCACGCTGTCGGGGCTGGATACGCGGGTGCGAGCGCAGCGGTTTGTACGGCAATATTCTACGCCGGAATCTCCACAGTGATCGGTTCGGTTGGACTGGATGCAGCGGCAGATTTTGTTAATATCGCGTTAGCTGCTCTGGCACTTCCACTCGTTGTCCCTGCCGCTTTCGCTATCGGATATGGTGGGTGGAAAATCGTGACGCCGACCTCGCCTGTTAGTGGATTGGTGTGTGGAGTTCTGGGCGTGTTTGCAACCTACGGCGTTGTCCTCCTCTTGTTCGGAATACTGGTGACGGTACCTGAGGTGCTTTCGGGTGCGTCCCCTCTCAGAGCAGCCGTGTTCTCGTGGGGCGTCATCTATGTTGCATTCGTAGAAGCGTGGTGGGCAGCAGTGCCTATCGGCGCGATGAGTGGCTTTGTCTACGTTGCAGTTATCTCACCGACAGAGTGAGTTGTCGCACTGTAGACAGTGATCTGCAGTAACAGCACTACTACCCGTCTCATTCGCGATCGTCCTCCTCCTCACCCTCGCTGTCGGACTCCACCCCGGCGGATCGGACGCAGTTTTGTGGGACGCTGCAACGCTAACCGCGCTCATCGCGATCGTTGCAGCCACGTTCACAACCGGGTTCACGCTCCCCTCGGCTGTCTGACCGGCGCAATATACGAACGCGCTCGCACTCGAACGGTTCCCGACGCGCCCGCTACCGGCGCGGGTTCGGATTGAGCACGCCGCCGACCGCGCCAGCAATGGCGCTCTCGAGTGCCATCACGAACGAGATGGCAAGCGCGACGAACAGAATCCCGAGGCCGGCGACGCCTGAGAAGAGACCGCCGATTGGGCCGGCCGCCCAGCCCGAAACTGCGACGATGAGGGCGATGAGCGTGCCGCCGACGAGTCCGCCGAACGCACCGGTGAGCAGTCCGTGCCAGAAGCCACTGGCGAGGCCACCGCCGGCGAGGTAGCCTGCAACGAAGCCGCCGAACAGGACGGCAATGAGCTGACCGATGCCGGGAACGACCACGCCGACCACGCTCAGGACCGTTGCGACCAGGAACCCAATAATAACCGCGCGCCAGTTAGTCATCGTGTCTCTCTTCGCTCCGTGAACGGATAAGCGCTCGCCGCATAACGAACGACCTTTTAAGACCGCGCGTTCTACCTGTGAGCATGATTTTCGAAGACCTTCCGACGACGCCCACGTCGGAAGAGCTGATCGACAAGGCGTTTTCGCGGGCAGCGCGGGCCGGCAAGGCCAAAGGCGGCCTCGAGGCCCAGCAGTCGATGCTCCAGACCGCGGCGAACATCATCTCGGACAACCTGGAAAACGTCGTCACGGCCTGGCCGGACTTCGACTACGAAGACGACGTCCACCCGTTCTACTACGAACTCGCAGACGCAATCGTCGACGTCGACGAGTTGCGCCAGGCACTCTCAGAGACGATGTGGGCCAGCCGAAAGGCTCGCGAGATCCACAACGAGTACCAGCCGCGGCTTCGCAAGACCGACATCGACACCGCCCGCAAGCACCGCAAACAGGCTTTCGCCCGACTCGCAGACATCGTCGAGCAGATCGACGACGAACTGCTGTACATCAACAAATCGCGAAACGACCTGCGCGATTTGCCCGAGATCAACCCGGAGGAGCCAACGATCGTCGTCGCCGGCTACCCGAACGTCGGCAAATCCTCCTTCGTCAACGACGTCACAAGCGCCCGCGGCGAGACGGCCTCCTATCCGTTCACGACGAAGGGAATCGGCGTCGGCCACTTCGAACACGAGCACATCCGCCACCAGATCGTCGACACCCCCGGCCTGCTCGACCGCCCGCCGGCCGAGCGAAACGAGATCGAATCCCAGGCCGTCAGCGCCATCGAGCACCTCGCCGACTGCATGCTCGTGATGGTCGACCCCAGCGCCGAGTGTGGCTACCCGCTGGCGTCGCAACTCGAGTTGCGTGATTCGATCGCGGCACAGTTCGAGACGGTGCCGGTGTTGACGATCGCGAACAAGGTTGACCGCGCGGAGGCGTGGGATGACAGCCAGATCGATGCGCTGAACGCGGACTACGAGATGAGCGTCGAGACGGGCGAGAACGTCGAGACGGTGCTCGAGGCTGCCGTCGAGGCGATCGACTTCGAGCCTGAGTTGCCGTTCGACGGCTAACTGGCGTATGAACTCACGAGGTCACGACCGGACGACCGGACGAGCGGGCGAACGAGCGAACGGACGAGTCGAGCAGACGGGCGAGCGGGCGAACGGACGAGTCGAGCAGACGGGCGAACGGACGAGTCGAGCAGACGGGGTGAGGAGGTGACGAGAGCATGAAGGGACCCGGCATCTTCAGCATGCTCCAGATCGCCGCCGGACTCTCGATGGCGGGACCGATGTTCGTCGTCGGTTTCGAGTTCGTTCGAACGGACCGTGTCATCCCTGGTATCGGTTTTTTCCTCCTCGGAGCGATCGCACTGTACTTCCCGACATATCTCGTCAAGCGTATCGGTGGGCCGCGAAACTGGCTTCGGTGGCTAGCCAGCAGCGTGTGGTCGGCAGTAAAACCAGGATCCAGTACAGAACAGGGGTCCGCAAACGGAGACGACAGCTGGCGACAGTCGTCGGAATCGACGGCTGCCGAAACACAGCAGCAGAGGGGATCGGCGACGGAGTCGACAGAGAACGGACGTGAGTCGGCTTCGGAGTCGAAATCGAAACGATCCAGCCGGCTCGAGCGGTTTCGCAGACGATAGCGTCGGAAACCGTCACCGTCCTCAGCGCTCGACCTGACCAACGTACCTGATCTCGACGATTACGTCCTCGTTCGTCTGTTGGTTGATCCGTTCCGCTAACGTGTCGGCAATGCCGGGCTCTTCTGCACCTGGCGGGCCGCCGATCGTCACGATGACGCGTTCGGGACCGACGAACGGGTAGTCCTCGTCGACGATCACCTCCGTTTCGAGGAGCTGGTACTCCGCGAACGCATCGTCCTCGAGGACGATTTCGGCCTCGTTCTGTGCACTCTCCTCGAACGTCGCAAGCCCGTAGGATGCGTAGGTAATGCCGCCGAGGAAGATGGCGAAGATGAACACGATCGCGGCGAGTCCGACAACTCGCTCTCGGACGCGTTTCTCGGTTTCGTCCCGGGAGAACAGGTTCTCGGGACGATAGCCGGCGTACCAGAGTGTCAACAGTCCAGCGAGGTTCACCGAAAGGACGTTGACGAGAACGAGCGCAGTCGAACCGATCGCGGCCGACGGCTCCCCCCAGGCGATGGCGACGCCAGCGGCTGCAGCGGGTGGAATGAGTGCGGCCGCGATCATCACGCCGACGAGTGCGACGGAGATTCCCGTCGCGATGCTCACGATACCGGCAACGCCGGCACCGAGTGCAACTGCAAGCGAGAGCAAGTCCGGCGTGAGCCGTTCAGAGATTTCGTCGACCGTCCCGATATCGAGGCCCGGCGGAACGATGTTCGTCGTCCGGACCAGCCAGGCGAAGACGGCTGCGGCCGCGATTGCGAGGACAATCCCGATGATCTGGTAGAGAATACTCTCGGTGAACAGCTCCTCGTCGTCGATCACGGAGCCGACGCTCGCACCGAGCGCCGGCCCGATTAGCGGCGCGATAACCATCGATCCGACGACGACGGCCGGCGAATCGAGCAGCAAGCCAGCGGTTGCGACGACCGCGCTCACGATCGTCATCGTCGCGTAGACGCCGAACGTCGGGGTGAGTGACTCCGCTTCGGCCTGCAGCTCCTGGCGTGAGATGCGGTCTGACTCGACATCACCCTTCTCGTACTCGTCTCGGAGCGCCTGAAATCGGCGTGAAATTACCGTTTCAGCGTCGACGACGACGGTGTAGGCGTCCTCGTCGATCCCTTCCTCCTGTAGTTCATCGAGCACAGGTTCGACCGCAGGAGATGGCAGCGGAAAGTAGACGACAGCGGTGTACTCCCGATTGCTGGCCTCGTCGGTAACGACGTAGTCGATTTCTCGGTCGTCGAGCGTCTCGAGAATCGTCTCTCGTCTCCCGGTTGGAACCGTCAGCTGTACGAGGCGCACGTGAGCCACTGAATACCCCGGGGGTCATAACTTGGGGGCATCTCCAACCGACCTGCTGGCGGGAGAGACGCCACAGCGCCGGCCCAGTCACGGTGCTTATAAACCCGAGAGCGCCGTAGCAGCGGTATGTTCGATACCCGCCCCAATCGCGAGGCCGAAGTCATCCTCGTCGGCCGCTCGAACGTGGGCAAGTCGACCCTTATGCGCGAACTCACCGGTCACAGCTTCGACACGGGTGGCAGTCCCGGCGTTACCCGCAGTCCGAACCACTACGACTGGGCTCCCGAAGACTTCGTCATCACCGACCTCCCCGGCTTCGGCTTCATGAGCGGCGTCCACGAGGAGCGACGCGAGGAGATCAAGACGAACATCGTCCAGTACATCGAGGAGTACGCCGACAACGTCCTCGTCGCAGTCCTGGTCGTCGACGGCAAGAGCGTCATCGACATCATCGACCGTCACTCCGGCCCCGACGAGATTCCCTACGACGTGGAGATGTTCCACTTCCTGCGGGAACTCGAGATTCCGACCGTCGTCGCCGTCAACAAGATGGACAAAGTCGATGACCGCGACGAGCGACTGAACGAACTCTGTGACCGCCTCGGCATCCTCCCGCCGTGGAAGCAGTGGCAGGAGACCATCGCACCGATCACCGCGAAGAACGGCCAGATCAGTTCGCTGAACGAGGCGGTCCGCGAGCACCTGCACGAACAGAACCGGGACGATCTGTTCAAATTCTTCTGAGCGCCGTTTTGCTGGGGGATCTCCTCACTGGTTCGGTCGAACCGCTTTCCAAAATCTACGCTATAAAGGCCACCGATCGGGCGCTGCCCGCTGCGGCGGTGAACCCTAAATGACGCGGTTGACGACCGACTCATCCGCCGCGAGTCGCTCGACATTCTCTCGAACCAGTCCGCCAACATCACGGAAGTAGTCAACCGTAAACGCGGCACAGTGAGGCGTGATGATCACTTCGTCCATCTCCCACAGCGGAGACTCCGCTGGCAGCGGCTCCGTCTCGAACACGTCGAGGCCCGCGCCTTCGATCGAGTCCGACTCGAGTGCATCCACCAATGCAGACTCATCCACGATGGAGCCGCGACCGACGTTGACGAAGTAGGCGTCGTCGCGCATGGCGTCGAAGAACTCGGCGTCGGCGAGGTGGTGTGTGTCGTCGGTGAGCGGGAGCGTGACGATTACGAAGTCGGCGTCTGCGACGGCGGCGTGGCGGTCTTCGGTTGGAAACACCGCTTCGAAGCCGGGGACTGGGTCGCCGGAGCGGCGGACGCCGGTGACGTGCACGCCGAGCGAGCCGAGGGTATCGGCGACGCCGCTGCCGAGCGTGCCAGTGCCGAGAACGCAGGCGGTCTTGCCGGGCAGGGTGAACGCCTCGTCCCATTCTGGACGCTCCCAGCGGCGGTCCTGCTGGGCGGCGATGGCGGTGTGGAGTCGCCGAGAGAACGCGAGAAGGTAGCCCGCGACGGTTTCGCCGACTGTGCGGTCGTGAATCCCCGTGCTGTTGGTGAGGATCACGTCGTTCGCTTCGAACTCGTCGAAGGGGAAGCGGTCAACGCCAGCCTGGATGGAGTGGACCCACTCGAGTTCGAGGAACGAATCGTCGTACTTTCGAGTGACGACGGCGTCACACGTGTCGGTGCCGTCGGTGTCCACGACTTCTACGGGGACGGGAAGATCGGCAAGTTCGTCGGCAAGTTCGGTCGGCGGGAAGACGCCACCGACGGAGTCGTGAATGCCGAGGAGCGCGATTTCGCGGTCGGTTCTGGATTCGGCGTCCACCTCGCCGTCATCCGTCTCGTCTGAACTGGCTGGCATACCGCCCGGTACGGACGACCCGACGTTCAAGCTTTGCCAACATGTGTCATTGCTGTCGCGACACCGACTGCTGTCACGAAACGCACCGCTGTTCACGTACGGAAACGGCGGCTCGGGAAAAGTCCTCGTCACAAGGGGCTCGGAGGGGGTAACTGCTCGTCACGGCCGCCGGCGGTTCCTACTCGACGAATGGGTTTCCCTCTGTCGCTTCAGCGGTCGCGCCAGGACTCGAGTGCGCGCATGTTCTCGGCGGTCTCCTCGATCTCGGCGGGCGCGAGCAGTCCTCGCTCTGTCGCAAACTCGGTGACACAGTCGGCAGGTGTGATGTCGAACGTCGGGTTCAGCACATCGATCGCCGCGTCGCCGTCGTAAACCGCGTCGCGCGCCGCGGACTCGAGTGCAACCTCCTCTCGTGTCGAAATTTTGTCCGTGGCGGCGACGACGGTGACGGGAACATCCTCGTGGGCAGCAGCGGCGGCGAGCGCTCGCGTTCCGGTCTTGTTCACGACAGCGCCGTCGTGGCGAATCGTGTCTGCGCCGACGAGCACCCGGTCGATGGATTCAGTTGCGAGCACGTGTGCGGCTGCGGCGTCAGTGTGGAGTGTCACGGGACAGTCGACACCACCAGCGGCCAGTTCCTCTGCGACGGCGACCCCCTCCAGCGCGGGCCGGGATTCGGCGACGAACACCCGCGACGGTGCGCCGGCGCGCAGCGCGTCGACGACGGTTCCAGAGCGCGAGAGCGTGAGCACAGCGCCGTCGATCACGTCGGCTGCAGTTGCCGCAGCGTCGTCGTCCGCAGCAGTCGCGCGGTCGATTCCCGCGAGGGTGGACTCGAGAACAGCCGCCGCGTCGGGAACGGACACATCGTCAGCGGCTGCCTCGCTGGCCTCCGCCATCGCCCGGTTCACCCGGTTCCGGAGCACCGCCATCGACGGCCGCGCCTCGAGGAGTCGCTCAGCGAGTGCGGTGAGTTCGGCCCACTCCTCCTCGGCGTCGGCGGCGGCGGCGTCGGTGTCGGTGTCGGCGTGCTGATCCACATCGTCGCCGTCGTCGGAATCCGCTCGCTCGGCAACCACCAGTCCCGCCCGGTCCCGAAGCACTTCGAGCGCACGAATCGAGAGCGCGGCCGCCCCGTGCTCGTCGTCCGCCGTAATCGAGCGCACCGTTGGCGCAACGCGCTCGTAGGCCGTCCAGAGCGCCGGCACTGTCTGGCGATCCGGATCGATGCAGATGGTCGTTGGTGGTGTCCACTCGAGTGCGTCGTGCTCCTCACTCAGGTCGACATCGCGGCTGTCGACGTCGAACAGGTACGGATGGACGGTCCACTCGCGGTCGAGCTCGGGGTCGGTGACGGAGACGGGGCGGCCCGACCGGATGAGGTCGATTTCGGCGTCCGAGAGGCCGGTTTCTTCGCGGATTTCGGTGCGGACCTGTGTGTTGGGATTACCTTCGGCGAAGCCG
The DNA window shown above is from Natrialba magadii ATCC 43099 and carries:
- the hisE gene encoding phosphoribosyl-ATP diphosphatase; amino-acid sequence: MDDTLDELFAVIEDRKETLPEGSYTASLFTHEKGENAVLEKLGEETTELILAAKDDDEEEIAYEAADIVYHLLVLLSMKDMEIEDLEAELEARR
- a CDS encoding bifunctional nuclease family protein codes for the protein MQASIDAVRVAGTPQGPVPVVVLEIDGKDDVVPIFIGFNEASSIARGLEAEDIGRPLTHDLLLDVMEELGSRIDRVVVSEIENREGGQGGTYIADLHVATPRGETVIDARPSDSLALAARTNASIEVSEAVFEDGRDDSEKFAELEDIRNVSGEL
- a CDS encoding NUDIX domain-containing protein yields the protein MTDSTDGDGAGSEPTHADVVTAFLRHRGEILLLRRSDAVGTYTGQWGGVSGFAEGNPNTQVRTEIREETGLSDAEIDLIRSGRPVSVTDPELDREWTVHPYLFDVDSRDVDLSEEHDALEWTPPTTICIDPDRQTVPALWTAYERVAPTVRSITADDEHGAAALSIRALEVLRDRAGLVVAERADSDDGDDVDQHADTDTDAAAADAEEEWAELTALAERLLEARPSMAVLRNRVNRAMAEASEAAADDVSVPDAAAVLESTLAGIDRATAADDDAAATAADVIDGAVLTLSRSGTVVDALRAGAPSRVFVAESRPALEGVAVAEELAAGGVDCPVTLHTDAAAAHVLATESIDRVLVGADTIRHDGAVVNKTGTRALAAAAAHEDVPVTVVAATDKISTREEVALESAARDAVYDGDAAIDVLNPTFDITPADCVTEFATERGLLAPAEIEETAENMRALESWRDR
- the ddh gene encoding D-2-hydroxyacid dehydrogenase, with product MPASSDETDDGEVDAESRTDREIALLGIHDSVGGVFPPTELADELADLPVPVEVVDTDGTDTCDAVVTRKYDDSFLELEWVHSIQAGVDRFPFDEFEANDVILTNSTGIHDRTVGETVAGYLLAFSRRLHTAIAAQQDRRWERPEWDEAFTLPGKTACVLGTGTLGSGVADTLGSLGVHVTGVRRSGDPVPGFEAVFPTEDRHAAVADADFVIVTLPLTDDTHHLADAEFFDAMRDDAYFVNVGRGSIVDESALVDALESDSIEGAGLDVFETEPLPAESPLWEMDEVIITPHCAAFTVDYFRDVGGLVRENVERLAADESVVNRVI
- a CDS encoding TIGR00341 family protein — encoded protein: MRLVQLTVPTGRRETILETLDDREIDYVVTDEASNREYTAVVYFPLPSPAVEPVLDELQEEGIDEDAYTVVVDAETVISRRFQALRDEYEKGDVESDRISRQELQAEAESLTPTFGVYATMTIVSAVVATAGLLLDSPAVVVGSMVIAPLIGPALGASVGSVIDDEELFTESILYQIIGIVLAIAAAAVFAWLVRTTNIVPPGLDIGTVDEISERLTPDLLSLAVALGAGVAGIVSIATGISVALVGVMIAAALIPPAAAAGVAIAWGEPSAAIGSTALVLVNVLSVNLAGLLTLWYAGYRPENLFSRDETEKRVRERVVGLAAIVFIFAIFLGGITYASYGLATFEESAQNEAEIVLEDDAFAEYQLLETEVIVDEDYPFVGPERVIVTIGGPPGAEEPGIADTLAERINQQTNEDVIVEIRYVGQVER
- the engB gene encoding GTP-binding protein EngB — encoded protein: MFDTRPNREAEVILVGRSNVGKSTLMRELTGHSFDTGGSPGVTRSPNHYDWAPEDFVITDLPGFGFMSGVHEERREEIKTNIVQYIEEYADNVLVAVLVVDGKSVIDIIDRHSGPDEIPYDVEMFHFLRELEIPTVVAVNKMDKVDDRDERLNELCDRLGILPPWKQWQETIAPITAKNGQISSLNEAVREHLHEQNRDDLFKFF
- the pdxT gene encoding pyridoxal 5'-phosphate synthase glutaminase subunit PdxT — encoded protein: MTLQAGVVAVQGDVAEHVTAIERAAAAHGRDVEVREIRESGLVPDCDFLAMPGGESTTISRLLHDDGIAPEIQNHVAAGKPLFATCAGLIVAAADTGDERVDELELLDVTVERNAFGRQKDSFEAPLDVAGLADDEPFPAVFIRAPAIADAGSAEVLATWDGRPVAVRDGPVVGTSFHPELTPDSRIHGLAFFENEEAALPASESA
- a CDS encoding four-helix bundle copper-binding protein, with the protein product MALDQLSHVDDHMHMQECIDNCLEAAQICEWCADACAEEGEGMARCIRLCRDVADITTLHARWMARNSGYHRDLAELCADLCEECAEECEQHDHDHCQACAEILPKCAESCREMATS
- a CDS encoding preprotein translocase subunit Sec61beta, translated to MDKGQNTGGLMSSAGLVRYFDAEDSNAILINPKTVIATGVLIGVLVQLLTFVS
- a CDS encoding NOG1 family protein, with the translated sequence MIFEDLPTTPTSEELIDKAFSRAARAGKAKGGLEAQQSMLQTAANIISDNLENVVTAWPDFDYEDDVHPFYYELADAIVDVDELRQALSETMWASRKAREIHNEYQPRLRKTDIDTARKHRKQAFARLADIVEQIDDELLYINKSRNDLRDLPEINPEEPTIVVAGYPNVGKSSFVNDVTSARGETASYPFTTKGIGVGHFEHEHIRHQIVDTPGLLDRPPAERNEIESQAVSAIEHLADCMLVMVDPSAECGYPLASQLELRDSIAAQFETVPVLTIANKVDRAEAWDDSQIDALNADYEMSVETGENVETVLEAAVEAIDFEPELPFDG
- a CDS encoding DUF5518 domain-containing protein, whose translation is MTNWRAVIIGFLVATVLSVVGVVVPGIGQLIAVLFGGFVAGYLAGGGLASGFWHGLLTGAFGGLVGGTLIALIVAVSGWAAGPIGGLFSGVAGLGILFVALAISFVMALESAIAGAVGGVLNPNPRR
- a CDS encoding thioredoxin family protein encodes the protein MRRAWQLALNRMTVTLKDFYADWCGPCKTQDPILEELENDWDGRFEVEKVNVDEQQDVANEYQVRSLPTLIIENDDGIVERFVGVTQREDLEDALESAGA